GCTAAGTGCCCGACTTCGTTGGTTGCGGGGGCCAGATTTGAACTGACGACCTTCGGGTTATGAGCTCTACAACCGCCAATTTCTTCGCTTCAGTCAATCCCAACATTTGAGACACTTTAACAACGATAACTGAGACTTAGTTGCACTGGCCGGCGCTCGGGACCGTCATCCCATATCAGGCCATTCCAGATCTTCGCGTCAAATACGCGTCAAAGTCCAAGCCGCCTCGTGTTGGATGAGTTCCGACTCAGCGCTCCTCACATCGCTCGCCCGGAAGGCGATTCAGAAGACCTGGCATGAGGGGACCTGGTGGACAGCCAGCACTCGGATTACAACGACCGAAAACGGCTTCTTCAGAGACACACAGCACCCCTTAGATCGATAGCGTGATCTTCCCGAAATGCTTCTGGCTCTCTTGATAGGCAAAGGCGTCCGCGATTTGATCCAATGGGAAATCTTTGTCCAGGACCGGCTTGATCCCGCTTGCCTCGATCGCGGCGATCATGTCTTCCTGATGTTCGGCTGAGCCAACGGTGATGCCGGACATGGTAAGGTTCTTAGTAAGGAACGCTGCTGTCGGCACTTCGCCTGACAAGCCGGTTAGCACACCAATCAGGGAGATATGCCCGCCAACTCGGCTTGCTTCTATGGATTGAGCCAAAGTGCCCGCTCCGCCAATCTCGACCACTTCATCGACGCCGCGTCCGCCCGTCAATTCGAGTGCCTGGCGGCCCCATTCCGGTGTTTTCTTGTAGTTGATGAGATGATCTGCGCCGAGCGCTTTCATGCGCTTAAGCTTCTCATCTGAAGATGATGTCGAAATCACACGCGCACCAGCCGCTTTGGCAAATTGCAACGCGAATACAGACACGCCGCCGGTCCCCTGGGTCAGCACCCAATCGCCGGGCTTCACAGATCCCTCAACAAACATACCTCGCCATGCTGTCAGCGCCGCGCAAGGCAGCGTTGCCGCTTCGGTGAAGGAGTAGCCTTCCGGCATGCGGGTGAATGCAGTTTCAGGCAGCGCGACAAGCTCAGCGGCAAACCCGTCGGTTCCATCACCTGGCACACTGCCAAATCCCAGCGCATCGATGGATCCCTTCAGCCAATTTGGAAAGAACAGGCTGAGGACATGGTCGCCCGTCTTGAATTTCGATGCACCTTCGCCAACAGCGATCACTTCACCGGCGCCATCGGACATCGGGATGCGTCCATCCTCAGTCGGTATCATGCCCATGATGACAAAAAAATCGTGATAGTTGAGCGACGATGCACGCATACGCACGAGAATTTCTCCAGGGCCCGGAACCGGATCAGGGCGCTCTTCGATGATCAGTTTTCCAGGACCACCTGGCGTCTTGACGGCAGCAACTTTCATGGCGTGTCCTCTATTAGTTTAGCGGGCGGAGGTTTCCGCATGCACCGCTCATCAAGACAAGCCAGTCTTGGACTTTGCGGATTGGTTGAATACCCTACTTGGAAGGCGCGATTACAATAAACCTGTTTCATGGTCTGCCCAATAACGGTCTTTCAGCAACCTCTTGTATGGTTTTCCGGTTGGAAGTCTCGGAAGTTCTGATTCAAAAGCTATCGATCTTGGACATTTTTGCCTAGACAGATTTGCGACACAAAACGCCATGCTGGTCAGCCGCAAGAACCACGAGGCGTACACACTGGACGCGAAATTCGGCTCTCCGTCTGCGCCTGATGGGCTAAGAGAGCCCCTAGAGTCGGTTCGAGCGCTGTTCGAACACGTAGTTCAGGAGTCACTTGCAGACGCCACGAAGCGGGGCTGTCTATTGGTCAACACAGCGGTGAACCTCCAGTCTCAAACCGAGGAGATCAAGATGCTCGTG
This genomic stretch from Rhodothermales bacterium harbors:
- a CDS encoding NAD(P)-dependent alcohol dehydrogenase — encoded protein: MKVAAVKTPGGPGKLIIEERPDPVPGPGEILVRMRASSLNYHDFFVIMGMIPTEDGRIPMSDGAGEVIAVGEGASKFKTGDHVLSLFFPNWLKGSIDALGFGSVPGDGTDGFAAELVALPETAFTRMPEGYSFTEAATLPCAALTAWRGMFVEGSVKPGDWVLTQGTGGVSVFALQFAKAAGARVISTSSSDEKLKRMKALGADHLINYKKTPEWGRQALELTGGRGVDEVVEIGGAGTLAQSIEASRVGGHISLIGVLTGLSGEVPTAAFLTKNLTMSGITVGSAEHQEDMIAAIEASGIKPVLDKDFPLDQIADAFAYQESQKHFGKITLSI